The Nitrosospira multiformis ATCC 25196 region GCTTGGTGGAAGCCCAGCAGGTTCTTGAAAAAGTGCGGGGCATTGCCTTTACGCGGTTCGATGCAGAGGATGTGGTGCGGCATCCGCTGGTGCAAAGAATTGTCAATGCCTATGAGAAATATGAAAGAAAGGAGTAGTTCCCCCGGCACTCCTGACAGCGGGAGGCGCGCCAGACCGAAACCGGCGAAATTGAAAATGACTGTCCAATATGCGACTTCAACACGCGAGCCGCTTCCTTCCAGAGCCTTGCTTCGTAAATGGGTCAAGGCGGCCCTGGCGCATGATGCGGAAATCGCATTACGCATCGTGGACGAAGAGGAAGGCCACCGCCTCAACCGGGACTTTCGCAATAAGGATTATGCAACCAATGTCCTGACCTTCGTTTACAGGGATGGGCAAATCCATCCTGACTCTCCGCTCGGGGAAAAGCGGGGTGCTTACCCTCTGACCGGCGATATCGTACTCTGTGCGCCGGTAGTGGAAAATGAAGCGGGTCAGCAGCAAAAGGATCTAATGGCGCATTATGCGCATCTGACGGTGCATGGAGTCCTGCATCTGCAGGGCTATGATCATCAGGAGGATGAGGATGCCAAAAACATGGAGGAAACGGAAACCCGGATTCTAGCGTGGTTGGGATATGAGGATCCTTATGCAGGATATCAGCTGGCGGAAGCGGTTGATTGTGGATAATGCGAGCACAGTTGATGGCTGACGGCAAGATTTCAATTGATTGGATTTTTATGGCTATGTTGACTTTTACAAATGGATGATCCTCCCCAACCTGGCTGGCTGGAACGCATAAGCGGCATGCTCCTGCGGGAACCGGGGAATCGGGTCCAATTGATGGCCCTGCTGCATGCGGCGTACGAACGCAATTTATTCGATTCCGATGCGTTGAGCATGATAGAAGGAGTAATACAGGTATCAGAGATCCAGGCACGCGACATCATGGTTCCCCGCTCGCAGATGGATGTCATCGACATCAGCGATCCGCCCGAGAAATTCATCCCCGAGGTGATCGAGAAAGCGCATTCGCGTTTTCCGGTTACCGAAAATGACAAAAATAATGTTATCGGTATATTGCTGGCAAAGGACCTGTTGCGGTATTACGCGGCGGAGGAAGAGTTTGACGTGCGCGACATGTTGCGGCCGGTGGTATTCATTCCTGAATCCAAGCGCCTCAATGTCCTGCTTCGGGACTTTCGTACCAATCGCAATCACATCGCAATCGTCGTGGACGAGTATGGTGGAGTTGCAGGACTGCTGACGATTGAAGACGTGCTGGAGCAGATTGTCGGCGATATCGAGGATGAACATGATTTCGACGAGGTGGAAGACAACATTGTGCAGACGCCAAGCGGCCATTACCGGGTCAAGGCGATTACCGAGATCGCGGATTTCAATGAAAGACTTGAAACGGAATTAAACGAATCCGACTATGATACGATCGGAGGTCTGGTCCTGCACGAATTTGGACGCTTGCCGAAACGAGGTGAATCAGTCATTGTCGGAGGTTTCAAGTTCACGGTGCTTCGCGCGGACAGCCGCAGATTGCACACCTTGCTGGTGGAAAGAAGCAACGGCCAGATCGAGCAATAGGATGCGGCAGGGTTTCAAAAAAATGGTTGAGATCAGACCGGGCAGGAATAAGTCCGGGATGCAGGATAACCTTGAAGCAAGCAGTACAAACCCGGATCGATGCCTGGTCAGCGAGATGCAGCGGGAGCCGCCGCTGGTGGAAGTGGTCATCGAGGTTCCCCGCGGAAGTTTTATCAAACGCGGCTCCACCGGAAAAGTGGATTTTATCTCACCCCTGCCTTGCCCGTTCAACTACGGCTCACTCCCGGACTATCTCGGTCTCGATGGCGATCTCCTGGATGCACTGGTGCTCGGTCCCCGTTTGCCTGCTGGCACCCGTGTACGGGCAAAGGCTTGGGGTGCCGTTCGCATGGTGGATCACGGCATGCTGGATGACAAGCTTATCTGTAGCGACTTGCCGCCGGACATATTGCAGTGCCAGAAAGTGCTGCGATTTTTTCGATTCTATGCGAAATGCAAGGGACTGCTCAATGTGGCGCGTGGCCGGTTAGGGCGAAACGCGTGTGAAGGCTGGCGGGATGCGGCTCAGGCGATTGCAAGGGCACGGCCGTGCGGCAACTCCCCGCGCCTTCACTATCCCGCTGACCGCTAACCGCTGCCCCTTTGCAGATTTTGCCAAGTCCCGGGGAACATGGCAGAATTGCGCCCCTTATAAATTTCCCCTGTTCAGCCTGCTTCCGTCATGCCTCTGCTCACGCTTGAAAAAACGAGTCTCGCCTTCGGTCATCATACCTTGCTCGACCAGGTGGATCTGCAGCTCGATCCCGGGGAGCGCCTGGCGCTCATCGGCAGGAACGGCGGGGGCAAGTCAAGTCTGCTGCGCGTTCTCGCGGGCGAGATGCAACCGGATGACGGCAGGGTTTGGTATACCCCGGGATTGAAGCTTGCCTATGTCCCCCAGGAACCGGAACTGGATCCTGATCTCACGGTATTTCAGGAAGTAGCGAAGGGATTGGGGTCAGTCAGCAGGATACTGATCCAGTATCACGAGGCATCTCATTTACTTAGCGACGGTGCAGATAATACCGATGCTCTTCTAGCGCGCCTGGCGAAACTCCAGGCCGAGCTGGAAGCACAGGATGGCTGGCGTATTCAGGCAAGAGTGGAAACTGCCATCGGCAAGCTTGATCTTCCTGCCGATGCCCTGATCAGGCAACTTTCCGGGGGACAGAAAAAGCGGGCGGCACTGGCACGCGCTCTGGTGATATCGCCCGAGGTGCTGTTGCTGGATGAGCCGACCAATCATCTGGATTTTCTGGCAATCGAATGGCTGGAAGGATTGCTCAAGGATTTTTCGGGGAGTGTCGTATTCGTCACTCATGACCGCCGCTTCCTCACCCATGTGGCTACCCGCATCGTCGAACTCGATCGGGGCAAGCTGACGAGCTTTCCAGGCGACTTTTCCGCATACCAGCGAAAGAAGATGGAGATGCTCGAAGTCGAGGCTATCCATAATCAGAAATTCGATAAGGTGCTGGCGCAGGAAGAGATCTGGATACGTAAAGGAGTACAGGCGCGTTGCACGCGTAACGAGGGGCGGGTGCGACGGCTCGAAGCACTGCGGCAGGAGCGCGCCGCCCGGCGCGAGCAGGCGGGAAAGGTTAGCTTAAGCCTGGAAGAAGGCATTAAATCCGGCCGGATGGTGGCGGAACTGGAGCATGTCAGCAAAAGCTACGGAAGCAAAGCGGTTATCAAGGATTTTTCGTGCCGGATCATGCGCGGCGACCGCGTGGGACTGCTCGGACCCAACGGCGCTGGAAAATCCACCCTGCTCAAGCTGATCCTGGGCGAGTTGCAGCCGGACAGCGGTAGCGTACGGCTGGGCACGAAAGCAGCCGTAGCCTACTTCGACCAGATGCGGGAGCAACTCAATGAGGATGCAACGCTGGTCGATACCATCAGTCAAGGCTCGGATTTCATCGATATCGGAGGTACCAGAAAGCATGTCATCAGCTATCTGGAAGATTTCCTGTTCCCTCCGCAGCGGGCACGCTCGCCCGTAAAATCACTCTCCGGCGGCGAACGCAACCGGTTGCTGCTGGCAAGGCTGTTCACGCGTCCCGCCAACGTGCTGGTTCTCGATGAACCGACCAACGACCTTGATATCGAAACGCTGGAACTGCTTGAAGCATTGCTGCAGAATTACTCGGGAACGCTGTTCCTGGTAAGCCACGATCGCGAATTTCTCGACAACGTGGTAACCCAGGTAATTGCCTTCGAGGGAGACGGTATCTTACGGGAATATATCGGCGGTTACGAGGATTGGATGCGTGCCAGAAGTTTTCAGAAGACAGCGGGCAGACAGCCGATCCCCAAGCCATCTCAACCGGCCCCTCTTAAAGCATACGTGCCCCCCCCTTCCGTTAAACTGGGGTACAAGGAAACCCGTGAACTTGAGGAGTTGCCTGGAAGGATCGAACTCCTGGAGAAGGAGCAGGCGGAGGTCTCCCGTCAGTTATGTTTGCCTAATATTTACCGTGATTCTCCAGAAAAGGCCGCTGTGTTGCAGCGGCGCTTTACCGCGATTGAGGAGGAACTGACGAACTGTCTTACCCGGTGGGAGGAACTCGAAGTGAAAAACTCTGCCGCAGGACAGAAAAAATAACGGTAAGTTCCCGTTATTCTAGCGTTTTATTCATTGACCAGAAATGGCACATCGTTTAGAGTCGCTCTTTTTGTAAAGAGGGACTGATAATGAAAAGACCTGCAATAGTCAGTTTACTTGCATGCGGATTGCTTCTCGCGCTGGCGGGCACTGCTCAGGCAGTAGGTAATCCGGAGGCAGGAAAGCAGAAGAATGCCATGTGCATCGGCTGCCATGGAATAGAAGGATACCGGACATCCTATCCTACTGTATATCACGTGCCGAGACTCGGTGGTCAGCATGCTGAATATCTGGTAAAAGCCCTGCAAGCATACAAGACCGGGGCACGTAATCATCCCAGCATGAAGGGGATAGCGGCCTCATTGTCTCAACAGGATATGGAAGATCTGGCCGCGTACTATGCCGGCGCTGGCAAATAACAACCACTGACCAAGCAAGGAAAGCCTCATGAAACATCTTATTATTGGCGCTGCAAGCGCAGCCTTAATGCTGATTTCCAGCCAGGGAATGGCAACGGATATAGAAGCGGGAAAGAAAAAAGCGGCGGAGGTATGTGCCGCCTGTCACGGTCCGGATGGCAATAGTCCTGCACCGGCGTTTCCGATACTGGCCGGGCAACAGGCGAGTTACCTCGCAAAGACCTTGAATGAGTATAAATCCGGGGTTCGGCAAGACCCTGTGATGGCAGGTATGGCGGCAGCTCTGAGCAAGGAAGACATCGAAAACGTGGCTGCTTACTTTGCCACCCAAAAAGGCCTCAAAACGAAGTATTGATTGGAATCTCTGAATAAAATCCCGCGGGTGCTTCAATGCTCCGCGGAGAACTTGTCCGGAGGACTTGCCCAAAGGCCTTGGGGGCGGAAGGCACGGGTGGGAAAATAGCGGGTAACTCCCTTGCCCGCTTGTCTGACAACCGCATAATCCGCCGAAACATCCGACCGCATCGCTTCGAATATCAAATCCCCTGTCTATCCAGGCATTCGAAATAAACCATGACGTCATATGTAGTCCGGTTTCGTTGTGCCTGCCAGATCATTTCCGCCAGGCATTCCATGGTTTGGTGCATGGCTGCATGCTCGTTCCCGGTTTTCTTCAGCAGACGCTCGAACCGCGCGCGGATTCCTGCCGGTTGATCTATTGAAAGCTGCTCCTTGATGGCAATATGCATCCCCATGTGCAGAAACGGGTTGGTTTCGCCCATTTCCGGGGGATAATCCCTATCCTGATGATGTTCCACATCATCAAGCAACGCATGGTATTCCGGGTGCTGCAAAATCACCTCGAGCGCCATGTCCTCCATCGCGCTGAGCATTTCCCGTTGCTTGTATTTACGCCAGGTCTCGAAAAAAAATTGACGCGCCTGGTCTCTGGAAGGATTGAACATCAAGTTTTTTAACGAGGAGTATCCTCAAAGTTTTTTGACTCGTATTCACACAGGTCGTTTATCAGGCAGATCGCACATTTTGGTTTTCTTGCCACGCAGATATAGCGCCCATGCAAAATCAACCAGTGATGGGCATCCTGGCGGAATTCCTTGGGGACGCACTTGAGGAGCTTGGACTCCACTTCCAGCACGTTCTTTCCCCTTGCAATTCCCGTACGATTGGCCACGCGGAAAATATGTGTATCCACCGCAATAGTGGGTTGACCAAAGGCAGTATTCAATAACACATTTGCAGTCTTGCGCCCCACGCCGGGCAGTTTTTCCAGCTGCTCCCGCGTTTCAGGTACTTTTCCGCCATACTGATCAATGAGTATGCGGCATGTTGCCAGGATGTTCCTTGCCTTTGTTTTGTACAAGCCGATGCTCTTGATGTATTCCCTCAATGCTTCTTCCCCCATTGCAAGTATTGCCTCGGGTGTATTGGCCTTGGGAAAGAGCTTCCGCGTGGCAAGGTTCACGCTTTTGTCGGTCGCTTGGGCGGAGAGTGCCACTGCTACCAGCAGTTCAAAGGGGGAGTTGTACTCCAGCTCAGTGGTAGGATGAGGATTGGCGGCCCTGAAGCGGGTAAAAATCTCACGGCGTATGCTTGAATTCATGAATCAGCGGGAAGAAATGTCTGACGTTCTGTCACTCCAGTCCTCCTTTTTTGATATTCCAGGCGATGGCTGTGCCTTGGCAACCCTTGCGCGCTCCAGCGCTGCCTGAATGGTGACTTTTTTCAGACTGGCCGCGGATGATGAAGGCGTCATGCCGGCTGTTACTTCGGTTCTTTCGGTTCTTTTTGCCAGCCTTTCCTCCCTTCCCTGTTTCTCGCGTTCCAGCCGCTGCAACCGCAACTGGTAGCGCATACGGGCACGGTCGGCTGCTTTCTTTTTTTCCACCCTTTCCACCTTCTCCACTGCGAAGTCTTGATGGTCCGGTTCAGTCCACGCAATTTGGGCGCCGATCTCTGCACACGGAGAATGCTCCTTCGGAAGAACCATCTGGATACAGTCTACCGGGCAGGGTTCCAGGCATAACGAGCAGCCGGTGCACTCCCCGGAAATAACCGTATGCATTTGTCTCGCCGCCCCCACAATTGCATCCACCGGGCAGACCTGTATGCACACGGTACAACCTATGCACGCTTGCTCATCAATCAATGCCACCTCTTTCGTTTTGAACACGCCGTGGGCTGTATTCAAAGGAAGGGGTTCCACCCCCAGCAGTCGGGCCAGTTGATGGATGCCGTCTTCTCCACCCGGGGGACATTGATTGATCTGTGCCCGCCTCTCTGCAATTGCTTCGGCGTAAGGCCTGCAACCCGAAAACCCGCACTGGCGGCATTGGGTTTGCGGAAGAATGGCATCAATTTTCTCTGCCAGAGAAATATCTTTCATGTTGAACTGGCACCATCGAGGCCCCCCCCATTTGCATTGCACAACACCTGTGCAATCTCACCCACGAGATGAGGACCGCGATAAACGAGGCCGCTGTATACCTGGATCAGGCTGGCGCCGGCTGCGATTTTTTCGGTAGCGCCGGCCGCATCCATGATGCCGCCCACCCCGATAATAGGCAGCGCCCCTTGCAGGGCATGGTGGAGGCGCGCGACGACTGAGGTCGCGCGTTTTGCAAGCGGCGCCCCGCTCAATCCGCCCGCTTCCCGCGCATGGGGAAGTGTTTCCACCCCTGCGCGGGAGAGGGTGGTATTGGTGGCAATAACGCCGTCAACACGATGCTTCATCAACAGTGCGGCGATGGAATCGATTTCCGGCAACTCCAGGTCAGGAGCGATCTTCACCAGAAGTGGGGTGTATTTTCCATGTTCGTCAGCCAGACGCTGCTGATTCAGTTTCAGCGTGCCAAGCAGGGAATCCAGTTCGGTGGCCTGTTGCAGTTGCCGAAGATTAGGGGTATTTGGAGAAGAAATGTTGACGGTGATATAGCTGGCGTAGCGATACGCCTTGCGCAGGCATATCAGATAGTCATCCACG contains the following coding sequences:
- the ybeY gene encoding rRNA maturation RNase YbeY, with the translated sequence MKERSSSPGTPDSGRRARPKPAKLKMTVQYATSTREPLPSRALLRKWVKAALAHDAEIALRIVDEEEGHRLNRDFRNKDYATNVLTFVYRDGQIHPDSPLGEKRGAYPLTGDIVLCAPVVENEAGQQQKDLMAHYAHLTVHGVLHLQGYDHQEDEDAKNMEETETRILAWLGYEDPYAGYQLAEAVDCG
- a CDS encoding HlyC/CorC family transporter codes for the protein MDDPPQPGWLERISGMLLREPGNRVQLMALLHAAYERNLFDSDALSMIEGVIQVSEIQARDIMVPRSQMDVIDISDPPEKFIPEVIEKAHSRFPVTENDKNNVIGILLAKDLLRYYAAEEEFDVRDMLRPVVFIPESKRLNVLLRDFRTNRNHIAIVVDEYGGVAGLLTIEDVLEQIVGDIEDEHDFDEVEDNIVQTPSGHYRVKAITEIADFNERLETELNESDYDTIGGLVLHEFGRLPKRGESVIVGGFKFTVLRADSRRLHTLLVERSNGQIEQ
- a CDS encoding inorganic diphosphatase, translated to MVEIRPGRNKSGMQDNLEASSTNPDRCLVSEMQREPPLVEVVIEVPRGSFIKRGSTGKVDFISPLPCPFNYGSLPDYLGLDGDLLDALVLGPRLPAGTRVRAKAWGAVRMVDHGMLDDKLICSDLPPDILQCQKVLRFFRFYAKCKGLLNVARGRLGRNACEGWRDAAQAIARARPCGNSPRLHYPADR
- a CDS encoding ATP-binding cassette domain-containing protein — translated: MPLLTLEKTSLAFGHHTLLDQVDLQLDPGERLALIGRNGGGKSSLLRVLAGEMQPDDGRVWYTPGLKLAYVPQEPELDPDLTVFQEVAKGLGSVSRILIQYHEASHLLSDGADNTDALLARLAKLQAELEAQDGWRIQARVETAIGKLDLPADALIRQLSGGQKKRAALARALVISPEVLLLDEPTNHLDFLAIEWLEGLLKDFSGSVVFVTHDRRFLTHVATRIVELDRGKLTSFPGDFSAYQRKKMEMLEVEAIHNQKFDKVLAQEEIWIRKGVQARCTRNEGRVRRLEALRQERAARREQAGKVSLSLEEGIKSGRMVAELEHVSKSYGSKAVIKDFSCRIMRGDRVGLLGPNGAGKSTLLKLILGELQPDSGSVRLGTKAAVAYFDQMREQLNEDATLVDTISQGSDFIDIGGTRKHVISYLEDFLFPPQRARSPVKSLSGGERNRLLLARLFTRPANVLVLDEPTNDLDIETLELLEALLQNYSGTLFLVSHDREFLDNVVTQVIAFEGDGILREYIGGYEDWMRARSFQKTAGRQPIPKPSQPAPLKAYVPPPSVKLGYKETRELEELPGRIELLEKEQAEVSRQLCLPNIYRDSPEKAAVLQRRFTAIEEELTNCLTRWEELEVKNSAAGQKK
- a CDS encoding c-type cytochrome, with product MKRPAIVSLLACGLLLALAGTAQAVGNPEAGKQKNAMCIGCHGIEGYRTSYPTVYHVPRLGGQHAEYLVKALQAYKTGARNHPSMKGIAASLSQQDMEDLAAYYAGAGK
- a CDS encoding c-type cytochrome — translated: MKHLIIGAASAALMLISSQGMATDIEAGKKKAAEVCAACHGPDGNSPAPAFPILAGQQASYLAKTLNEYKSGVRQDPVMAGMAAALSKEDIENVAAYFATQKGLKTKY
- a CDS encoding DUF1841 family protein, which gives rise to MFNPSRDQARQFFFETWRKYKQREMLSAMEDMALEVILQHPEYHALLDDVEHHQDRDYPPEMGETNPFLHMGMHIAIKEQLSIDQPAGIRARFERLLKKTGNEHAAMHQTMECLAEMIWQAQRNRTTYDVMVYFECLDRQGI
- the nth gene encoding endonuclease III; amino-acid sequence: MNSSIRREIFTRFRAANPHPTTELEYNSPFELLVAVALSAQATDKSVNLATRKLFPKANTPEAILAMGEEALREYIKSIGLYKTKARNILATCRILIDQYGGKVPETREQLEKLPGVGRKTANVLLNTAFGQPTIAVDTHIFRVANRTGIARGKNVLEVESKLLKCVPKEFRQDAHHWLILHGRYICVARKPKCAICLINDLCEYESKNFEDTPR
- the rsxB gene encoding electron transport complex subunit RsxB, with product MKDISLAEKIDAILPQTQCRQCGFSGCRPYAEAIAERRAQINQCPPGGEDGIHQLARLLGVEPLPLNTAHGVFKTKEVALIDEQACIGCTVCIQVCPVDAIVGAARQMHTVISGECTGCSLCLEPCPVDCIQMVLPKEHSPCAEIGAQIAWTEPDHQDFAVEKVERVEKKKAADRARMRYQLRLQRLEREKQGREERLAKRTERTEVTAGMTPSSSAASLKKVTIQAALERARVAKAQPSPGISKKEDWSDRTSDISSR
- a CDS encoding quinone-dependent dihydroorotate dehydrogenase — protein: MLYSLLRPLVFALEPETAHGIAFNAMETAHRLGLYRARPAPCRSRSIMGLTFPNPVGLAAGLDKNGEHIDALAALGFGFIEIGTVTPRPQPGNPKPRLFRLPQANSIINRMGFNNNGIEGLVANVKAMDYKGILGINIGKNFDTPVEKAVDDYLICLRKAYRYASYITVNISSPNTPNLRQLQQATELDSLLGTLKLNQQRLADEHGKYTPLLVKIAPDLELPEIDSIAALLMKHRVDGVIATNTTLSRAGVETLPHAREAGGLSGAPLAKRATSVVARLHHALQGALPIIGVGGIMDAAGATEKIAAGASLIQVYSGLVYRGPHLVGEIAQVLCNANGGGLDGASST